TTCAATAAACCGAATGCCGAGCCCGAGCATGACGTTCCGCCCCGACGTGCGGATGAGTTCTTGGAAGGGTATACGCGCGATCGATCCGCTGCTCTTAACGTGCTCGAACGCCGGGCTCTCGAGAATACGCAGACGGATGTAAATGCCGATGATGACCAGCAGGGCGCTCGCCAAAAATGCGATGCGCCACGCGTAGGCGAGCAGCGCGGCCTCGCCGAGTTGCGAAAGCAAATACGAGACTCCCGTACCGAGAGCGAGCCCTGCAGGAACGCCGATTTGCGGCCAACTCGCGTAGAACCCGCGTTGCTCCGGCGGGGAATGTTCGGCCGACATAAGAACGGCGCCGCCCCACTCGCCCCCCAGCCCGATGCCCTGCAGCAGTCGCACCGTCAGCAGCAGGATGGGCGCGAGCGCACCGACCTGAGCGTATGTCGGCAAGAGCCCGATCAAGAACGTCGCCACACCCATGATGCCGAGCGTTAGAATGAGCATGCTCTTGCGTCCTATTCGATCTCCGAAGTGACCGAAAATCATCCCGCCGATGGGACGAGCGACGAACCCGACGGCGAAGGTCGTATACGCAAGGAGCGTTCCGATCGTCGGGTTGAACGTTGGAAAGAACAGTTTTGGGAAAATTAACCCGCTGAACGTTCCATATAGAAAGAAATCGTACCACTCGATCGTCGTTCCGATCGCGCTCGCGAATGCAACGGTACGCACGTTTTTTGCCAGCGCTCGGGCAGCGTCACTCGTCATGATGAGCTCTCCTCACATCAATGCGGTAATGCGGTGACTAGGCGTCAGAGTATCGCAACGCGGTGCGCCTGACGCCTAGTCACCTCTCAAGACATCCTATGAAAGGCTTTACCTTTGCAACATGTCCGTACCTGCCTAGATAGGTTGCTCATTTTCAAAATTGTTTCTCCACGGCCTTCGACCCTATGCGATGAGTAAACCGCCGTCGATCACGATGGTCGATCCATGAATATAGCTAGCGACGTCCGAGACCAGGAACGTGACGAGCGCCGCGATTTCGTGCGGCTGCGCGACGCGCCCGAGCGGTATCGAGCGGGAGACCTGATCGTAGACATGCGCTTCCAACAATGCGTCCGCAGTCATTGGCGTCTGGGTGACGGCCGGAGCGATCGCATTCACGTTGATGCCTGCTCCCCCGTACTCGCGGGCAAACCCCTTCGTTAAGGCGATAACCGCGGCTTTGCTGGCTCCGTAGAGGGCGTTGCCGATCGAACCGCCGCCCTTCACTGCAGAGATCGACGCAACGTTCACGATTTTTCCGTAACCTCGTTCGGACATCGCGGGCAACGCAGCCTGCGAACAGGCGAGGACCCCACCGACGTTTATACGAGAGACGTCTTCCCAATCGCCCATCGTCGACGATGCGAGCGAACCCTTTTTTAAAATTCCCGCACTATTGATGAGAATATCCAGCGAGCCGGATTGCGCAAGAACGGCCTCTACGGCCCTCGTCGCGGCCTGAAAATCGCTGACGTCGAGCTCGAGGCCAAACGCGCGCCTGCCAATCTGTACCAGGGATTTCGCGGATGCTCGTGCGGCCATGCCGTCAACATCGGCCAAATAGACGGTGCAGCCTTCCGCCGCGAGCGAGGCTCCGATGCTCGCACCTATCCCTCTCGCGCCGCCCGTAACGAGTGCGACTCGCCCTTCCAGACCTAGATCCATAGATCGCGGATTACCAGTATGCCATTGCGGACTCGAACAAGCCGCGAAGGTCGTCGCGAGAGATCTCGCGCGGACTGTTCGTGAGGAGGCGACGCTGCGGAAACGCGCCATCGGTCAGGGCATCGACATCGGCAGCCGTGTAACCGAGTGCTTCGAGTCCGTTCGGCATATTCGTCGACCGCATCAGTTCGACGATGCGGCTCGAGAGTGCGTGTCCGGCGTCTCGGTCGTCGACGTCGCGAACGTCACCGCCGAGTAACGACGCCGCCTCTATATGGCGACCGGGGCACGCAGCGGCCGTGAACTCGAATACCGCCGGCGCGTTGACGATGACCGACATCCCATGGGGAACGATGGCATCGTCTTGCGGATAGCCCTGGGGGCGAAAATCTCTCACCAGCCCCGACACGGAGTAGGACATGCCGTGCGGCGCATGGCAGCCAGCATTACCGAAACCGATTCCCGCGAGCGTCGCAG
The sequence above is drawn from the Candidatus Dormiibacterota bacterium genome and encodes:
- a CDS encoding SDR family oxidoreductase, yielding MDLGLEGRVALVTGGARGIGASIGASLAAEGCTVYLADVDGMAARASAKSLVQIGRRAFGLELDVSDFQAATRAVEAVLAQSGSLDILINSAGILKKGSLASSTMGDWEDVSRINVGGVLACSQAALPAMSERGYGKIVNVASISAVKGGGSIGNALYGASKAAVIALTKGFAREYGGAGINVNAIAPAVTQTPMTADALLEAHVYDQVSRSIPLGRVAQPHEIAALVTFLVSDVASYIHGSTIVIDGGLLIA
- a CDS encoding MFS transporter codes for the protein MTSDAARALAKNVRTVAFASAIGTTIEWYDFFLYGTFSGLIFPKLFFPTFNPTIGTLLAYTTFAVGFVARPIGGMIFGHFGDRIGRKSMLILTLGIMGVATFLIGLLPTYAQVGALAPILLLTVRLLQGIGLGGEWGGAVLMSAEHSPPEQRGFYASWPQIGVPAGLALGTGVSYLLSQLGEAALLAYAWRIAFLASALLVIIGIYIRLRILESPAFEHVKSSGSIARIPFQELIRTSGRNVMLGLGIRFIEGVGFNIYGVFILSYLTTNLKYTRDSVLGAVTVAAIVMAFMVPIFGRLSDRYGRRRIFAIGTVATALLAFPAFLLMPLGVGWMWVAIIVPFGLAYPALYGPEAALFCELFEPRVRYSGISFVYQFSGIYASGLTPILAIILLSRAGGNPWLVASYVFVVGMISVTCLYAVRRMYTNDAVDTPVQGAQPELARV